A single window of Pyrus communis chromosome 10, drPyrComm1.1, whole genome shotgun sequence DNA harbors:
- the LOC137747193 gene encoding protein NUCLEAR FUSION DEFECTIVE 4-like: MPTLKAGTRPPWVGLGAAVWVQIAAGNAYTFPLYSHSLKSVLGFNQQQLTMLGVANDIGENVGLIPGIASNRLPPWLILLIGALACFTGYGVIWLTVSRTIQPLPYWLLWLALCVATNSNAWFSTAVLVTNMRNFPLTRGTVAGILKGYGGLSAAVFTEVYSVLLRNSSSRLLLFLTLGIPVLCFAMMYFVWPCTPASSEDPAERGNFLFIQVASVVLGLYVLSTTILDDTISLSAPITNTFVVIMVLLLMAPLAIPVKMTLYPTRTSKSGMLGQAVGSSGSLNDEEGTADKTEPLMKPSSSTASLGSLNEGYDSSDVALLLAEGEGAVKRKRRPRRGEDFKFSEAVVKADFWLLFFVYFFGVGSGVTVLNNLAQIGIAQGFHDTTVLLSLFSFGNFVGRLGGGVVSEHFVRSKTIPRTVWMTCTQIIMIATYLLFASAISATFYPATALLGICYGVQFSVMIPTVSELFGLRDFGIFYNFMSLGNPLGALLFSGLLAGYVYDNEAAKQHGVHLYGTNVSCVGPNCFRLTFLVLAAVCGVGTILSIVLSLRIKPVYQMLYSGGSFRVLPSTNH; encoded by the exons CTAGGAGCGGCGGTGTGGGTGCAAATTGCAGCCGGCAATGCCTACACTTTCCCTCTCTACTCCCACTCCCTGAAGTCGGTTCTGGGTTTCAACCAGCAGCAGCTCACCATGCTGGGTGTGGCCAACGATATCGGCGAGAACGTTGGCCTTATCCCCGGCATCGCTTCCAACAGGCTCCCTCCGTGGCTAATTCTTTTGATCGGAGCTCTCGCCTGCTTCACCGGCTACGGCGTCATCTGGCTCACCGTCAGCCGCACCATTCAGCCCCTGCCATACTGGTTG TTATGGCTTGCCCTTTGTGTTGCCACTAATAGTAATGCTTGGTTTTCCACGGCCGTGCTTGTAACCAACATGAGAAACTTCCCTCTAACGCGTGGCACAGTTGCTGGTATTCTGAAAGGTTACGGGGGTCTCAGCGCAGCTGTATTTACAGAAGTTTATAGTGTTCTGCTTCGTAATTCCTCTTCCAGGCTTCTGCTCTTCCTTACACTTGGGATTCCTGTTCTGTGTTTCGCTATGATGTATTTTGTGTGGCCTTGTACTCCGGCTTCAAGTGAAGACCCTGCAGAGCGTGGCAACTTTCTTTTTATCCAAGTTGCAAGCGTTGTGCTTGGATTATACGTTCTCTCAACTACAATATTGGATGATACCATTTCCTTAAGTGCTCCAATTACCAACACTTTTGTCGTCATAATGGTTCTACTTCTCATGGCCCCACTTGCAATCCCTGTAAAAATGACATTGTATCCCACAAGAACCAGCAAATCGGGGATGCTTGGTCAAGCAGTTGGGTCTTCAGGTAGTTTGAACGATGAAGAAGGCACTGCAGATAAAACTGAACCACTAATGAAGCCATCTTCATCGACAGCGAGCCTGGGAAGTTTAAATGAAGGTTATGATTCATCTGACGTGGCTTTGCTTCTTGCTGAGGGCGAGGGGGCAGTGAAAAGAAAGAGACGGCCCAGAAGAGGGGAAGACTTCAAATTTAGTGAAGCTGTGGTGAAGGCTGACTTCTGGcttctattctttgtttacttTTTCGGGGTTGGTTCGGGGGTAACTGTTCTCAATAATCTAGCCCAAATCGGGATTGCACAAGGATTTCATGATACAACAGTCTTGCTGTCTCTCTTCAGTTTTGGAAATTTTGTTGGTCGTCTTGGTGGAGGAGTTGTTTCCGAACATTTTGTCAG GTCGAAAACAATCCCTCGGACAGTTTGGATGACGTGCACTCAAATTATAATGATCGCCACATATCTGCTGTTTGCTTCTGCCATCAGCGCAACCTTTTATCCTGCAACGGCATTACTTGGAATCTGCTACGGTGTCCAATTTTCTGTCATGATCCCAACTGTCTCGGAACTCTTTGGCTTGAGGGATTTTGGCATATTTTACAATTTCATGTCACTAGGGAATCCTCTAGGTGCACTGCTCTTTTCAGGCCTCCTAGCCGGGTACGTATATGATAACGAGGCAGCGAAGCAGCATGGGGTTCATCTCTACGGGACAAATGTCTCCTGCGTGGGTCCGAATTGCTTTAGGCTCACCTTCCTGGTTCTCGCTGCTGTCTGTGGCGTCGGTACCATCTTAAGCATCGTTCTGTCTTTAAGGATAAAGCCTGTTTACCAAATGCTTTACTCTGGGGGCTCCTTCAGGGTACTTCCAAGTACAAACCATTAA
- the LOC137748770 gene encoding protein NUCLEAR FUSION DEFECTIVE 4-like, with the protein MAALAAGTRRPWVGLGAAVWVQIAAGNAFTFPLYSHSLKSVLGFNQKQLTMLGVANDIGENFGLIPGFLSKKHPPWLILLIGALACFFGYGIIWLTVSSTILPLPYWMLWIALCVAANSSAWFTTAVIVTNIKNFPLQRGIVAGILKGYAGLGAAVFTEIYRVLLGNSSSRLLLFLALGIPVLCFASMFFVRPCTPAPNEDPAESGRLDFIQVSSLVLGFYVLSTAIVDDNISLSAPIANTLFVVMVLLLMAPLAIPVKMTLYPTPAGELGMLGQAVGSPGSLNDEGGTAGITEPLLEPSGVVGSPGSLNDEEGTADITEPLLEPSGVVGSSGRLNEGHDSSDVPLLVAEGEGGVKEKRKLGEDFKFSEAVVTVDFWLLFFVFFFGVGSGVTVLNNLAQIGIAQGFDDTTFLLSLFGVGNFVGRLGGGFVSELFVRSKTIPRTVWMTCTQIIMFATYLLFASAINATFYPATGILGACYGVQFSVMISTVSELFGLKDIGTFYNFMALGNPLGALLFSGLLAGYVYDNEAAKQQGIHLHGTNVTCVGPNCFRLTFLVLAAVCFVGSILSIVLSLRIKPFYQNLFAGGSVGVLPDTNQQDQGAASAS; encoded by the exons ATGGCGGCACTCGCAGCAGGCACCCGACGGCCGTGGGTCGGCCTAGGAGCGGCAGTGTGGGTGCAAATTGCAGCCGGCAATGCCTTCACTTTCCCGCTCTACTCCCACTCCCTGAAGTCGGTTCTGGGTTTCAACCAGAAGCAGCTCACCATGCTGGGTGTGGCCAACGATATCGGCGAGAACTTTGGCCTTATCCCCGGATTCCTTTCCAAGAAGCACCCGCCGTGGCTAATTCTTTTGATCGGCGCTCTCGCCTGCTTCTTCGGCTACGGCATCATCTGGCTCACCGTCAGCAGCACCATTCTGCCCCTGCCTTACTGGATG CTATGGATTGCCCTTTGTGTTGCCGCTAATAGTAGTGCTTGGTTTACCACGGCTGTGATTGTAACCAACATCAAAAACTTCCCTCTACAGCGTGGCATAGTTGCTGGTATTCTGAAAGGTTACGCGGGCCTTGGCGCAGCTGTATTTACAGAAATTTATCGTGTTCTGCTTGGTAATTCCTCTTCCAGGCTTCTGCTGTTCCTTGCACTTGGAATTCCCGTTCTGTGTTTCGCTAGCATGTTTTTTGTGCGGCCTTGTACTCCGGCTCCAAATGAAGACCCTGCAGAGAGTGGCCGCTTAGATTTCATCCAAGTTTCAAGCTTGGTGCTTGGATTCTATGTTCTCTCAACTGCAATAGTGGATGATAACATTTCCTTAAGTGCTCCAATTGCCAACACTCTTTTCGTTGTAATGGTTCTACTTCTCATGGCCCCACTCGCAATCCCCGTTAAAATGACATTGTATCCCACACCAGCCGGCGAATTGGGAATGCTTGGTCAAGCGGTTGGATCTCCAGGTAGTTTGAACGATGAAGGCGGCACTGCAGGCATAACTGAACCGCTACTGGAGCCATCTGGCGTGGTTGGATCTCCAGGTAGTTTGAACGATGAAGAAGGCACTGCAGACATAACTGAACCACTACTGGAGCCATCTGGCGTGGTTGGATCATCAGGTAGGTTAAATGAAGGCCATGATTCATCGGACGTGCCTTTGCTTGTTGCCGAGGGCGAGGGGGgagtgaaagaaaaaagaaagctaGGGGAAGACTTCAAATTCAGTGAAGCTGTGGTGACGGTTGACTTCTGgcttctattctttgttttctttttcggGGTTGGCTCGGGGGTAACTGTTCTCAATAATCTAGCCCAAATTGGGATTGCACAAGGATTTGATGATACAACATTCTTGCTGTCTCTCTTCGGTGTTGGAAATTTTGTTGGTCGTCTTGGGGGAGGATTTGTTTCGGAACTTTTTGTCAG GTCGAAAACAATCCCTCGGACAGTTTGGATGACGTGCACTCAAATCATAATGTTCGCCACATATCTGCTGTTTGCTTCTGCCATCAACGCAACCTTTTATCCTGCAACGGGAATACTTGGAGCCTGCTACGGTGTCCAATTTTCTGTCATGATCTCAACTGTCTCGGAACTCTTTGGCTTGAAGGATATTGGCACATTTTACAATTTCATGGCACTAGGGAATCCTCTGGGTGCACTACTCTTTTCAGGCCTCCTAGCCGGGTACGTATATGATAACGAGGCAGCGAAGCAGCAGGGGATTCATCTCCATGGGACAAATGTCACCTGCGTGGGTCCGAATTGCTTTAGGCTCACCTTCCTGGTTCTCGCTGCTGTCTGTTTTGTCGGTAGCATCTTAAGCATCGTTCTGTCTTTAAGGATAAAGCCCTTTTACCAAAATCTTTTCGCTGGGGGCTCCGTCGGGGTACTTCCAGATACAAACCAACAAGATCAAGGAGCGGCGAGCGCAAGTTGA
- the LOC137746874 gene encoding uncharacterized protein — translation MDWFTWLSKTGLEPSLIYDYGVVFTRNQLQLDDVSYFDHEFLQSMGISVAKHRLEILKLAKKETRLGHPKSLSRLSWALIRTKKCFSKYFNKLVFQEESFDGRGATPATPTRYQEHWRGALLRKHKSCSEEVKDEKPMVVKNRSFALSGPLDGRVQERLMAHNNPTLKLSGPLDGKVHERLMYTNRSPRLTGPSVASLSPKLSGPLDGKTHERIMTTNKSPRFSGQLEGRVVSPKFCSPYEKEREDVDYDDHSLWTALFQDLKPT, via the coding sequence ATGGACTGGTTCACATGGCTGTCAAAAACCGGCCTTGAACCCTCCCTCATCTACGACTACGGCGTCGTCTTTACGCGCAACCAGCTGCAGCTCGACGACGTGAGCTACTTCGACCACGAGTTCTTGCAGAGCATGGGAATATCTGTAGCCAAGCATAGGCTAGAGATACTCAAGCTTGCCAAGAAAGAAACCAGATTAGGGCACCCGAAGTCGCTTTCCCGGCTAAGTTGGGCGCTCATTCGGACCAAGAAGTGCTTCTCCAAGTACTTTAACAAGTTGGTTTTTCAGGAGGAGTCTTTCGACGGTAGGGGTGCAACTCCGGCAACACCAACTCGATATCAAGAGCATTGGAGAGGAGCTTTGTTGAGGAAGCACAAGAGTTGTAGTGAGGAGGTCAAGGATGAGAAGCCTATGGTTGTTAAGAATAGGAGTTTTGCACTTTCTGGGCCGTTGGATGGGAGAGTACAGGAGAGATTGATGGCTCATAATAATCCAACCTTAAAGctatctggaccgttggatgggAAGGTTCACGAGAGGTTAATGTACACAAATAGAAGCCCAAGGCTGACCGGTCCTTCGGTCGCAAGTTTGAGTCCCAAGttatctggaccgttggatggaAAAACGCACGAGAGGATCATGACCACAAACAAAAGTCCAAGATTTTCTGGGCAGTTGGAAGGGAGAGTTGTGAGCCCAAAGTTCTGCTCTCCTTATGAGAAGGAAAGGGAGGATGTTGATTATGATGATCATTCACTCTGGACTGCACTGTTTCAGGATCTGAAACCAACTTGA
- the LOC137746596 gene encoding calcium uptake protein, mitochondrial-like: MFSRASSRGSSGSIHRLLSDVKSLSSRPPFNKSQPSSSVASSPSSSSSSSLSSSVGRFGYGGRHNGRSGSDKTFDLLMRSVSSGVLILGTSLGFSYWSSSSLDPNSYVSYADNCPKEAAFAIGEDTNKTQFSLFDVSYRRRKFFTYEKRLRDQSPPEKLFDYFASVKNPNGEAFMTPADLMRAMVAVFPPSESTHVRVGSLRGEKVPGEQQCAPSKFFMLFDTDGDGLISFPEFIFFVNLLSIPESSFTIAFKMFDLDNSGDIDKLEFIKVMSLMRSQSKQNTDSHRLKVSVEDGGLLEYFFGKDGKKSLKLERFVQFFRDLHEEILRLEFAHYDFRAQGTILAKDFAFSLVASADSSDINKLLDRVDEIDNDTRLKNVRITYKEFKDFAELRKNLQSFSLALFSYGEVNGVLTKSDLQRAASRVCGISVSTNVLDIIFHVFDANGDGDLSANEFVRVLQRRGGETQETGIRGLLSCWFNCAGKAFGQNNCSSGF, encoded by the exons ATGTTTTCACGGGCATCTTCGAGGGGATCCTCAGGGTCCATCCACCGGCTTCTTTCTGATGTTAAAAGCCTCAGCTCTCGTCCTCCATTCAACAAATCGCAACCCTCCTCCTCCGTCGCTTCgtcaccatcttcttcttcttcctcttcactcAGCTCATCGGTTGGCagatttggctatggtggtagGCATAACGGTAGATCAGGCTCCGATAAAACTTTTGATTTGTTGATGAGATCCGTTTCTTCGGGGGTTCTGATTCTCGGGACCAGTCTAGGGTTTTCGTATtggtcttcttcttctctggaTCCAAATTCCTACGTTTCTTACGCTGATAATTGTCCCAAGGAGGCGGCATTTGCAATCGGCGAAGATACAAACAAAACTCAGTTTTCCCTCTTTGATG TTTCATATAGGAGAAGAAAATTCTTTACGTATGAAAAGCGGCTCCGAGATCAAAGTCCTCCGGAGAAG CTATTCGACTACTTTGCGTCGGTTAAAAACCCCAACGGAGAGGCGTTTATGACGCCGGCAGACTTGATGAGAGCGATGGTTGCTGTATTTCCTCCCTCAGAATCAACCCACGTTAGAGTGGGGTCTCTGAGAGGGGAGAAGGTTCCCGGCGAGCAGCAGTGCGCTCCTTCTAAATTCTTTATGCTTTTCGACACTGATGGCGATGGCCTGATTTCATTTCCGGA GTTCATCTTCTTCGTCAACCTCCTCAGCATCCCTGAATCGAGCTTTACGATTGCGTTTAAAATGTTTGATCTCGACAACAGCGG AGACATTGATAAGCTGGAGTTTATTAAAGTCATGTCCTTGATGCGATCTCAAAGCAAACAAAACACGGATAGCCACAGGCTCAAGGTTTCTGTCGAAGATGGAGGCCTACTCGAGTACTTCTTCGGCAAAGACGGCAAAAAAAGTCTAAAACTTGAAAGATTTGTTCAGTTTTTCCGGGATTTACACGAAGAA ATTTTGCGATTGGAGTTTGCCCACTACGACTTCAGAGCACAAGGAACCATATTGGCTAAAGACTTCGCGTTCTCCTTGGTTGCATCTGCTGATAGCAGTGACATAAACAAGTTGCTTGATCGGGTGGACGAAATTGATAACGACACACGTCTTAAGAACGTAAGAATCACATACAAGGAATTCAAAGATTTTGCGGAGCTCCGTAAGAACTTGCAGTCCTTCTCTCTGGCCCTTTTCAGTTACGGAGAAGTTAACGGGGTGTTGACGAAAAGTGATCTCCAGAGAGCTGCTTCCCGA GTATGTGGCATCTCTGTTTCTACCAATGTGCTTGACATAATATTCCATGTATTCGATGCAAATGGTGACGGAGATTTAAGCGCAAATGAGTTCGTAAGAGTTTTACAAAGACGGGGAGGCGAAACCCAAGAGACGGGCATAAGGGGACTCCTATCTTGCTGGTTTAACTGTGCCGGTAAAGCTTTTGGTCAGAACAACTGCAGCTCTGGTTTCTAA
- the LOC137746875 gene encoding protein ANTAGONIST OF LIKE HETEROCHROMATIN PROTEIN 1-like: MAAGGGVGGTATSTTKGNARNNKQSQTHSNNKKPLNQHHLVSLVTAATSLAHSFLFQNDLLLLPAQTLTLESLLSSASTSLSTLLCFPNPRPQSPLRPPPPPLECWFSRFLSATAADGDFDFRWSQIFRMSEHSFSVLLSLLSPFLNSTIPSIPPNFVLAAAIYRLAHGASYKAVGRRFGLDSMDACRAFYAVCKAVNDQLGNLFEFRSDISRVLAAFGWISLPNCCGILGFSRFEVGGELLGANGSLLVQAVVDSEGRFLDVSAGWPSTMKPESIFRQSKLYLGVEESRELLSGPAFELGNGNSIPQYILGDSCFPLLPWLLTPYVRSDEADSFGSMEKAFNAVHYRAMGLVGTAFGRVRARWQLLARQWKEECAEFLPFVVVTGCLLHNFLIKCSEPISDDNVRGLKEEELPVFDGQVNESGERMRDVLAMHLSRVSLRR, translated from the coding sequence ATGGCTGCCGGCGGCGGAGTCGGCGGTACGGCCACGAGCACCACCAAAGGCAATGCCAGAAACAATAAACAAAGCCAAACCCACAGCAACAACAAAAAGCCCCTCAATCAACACCACCTCGTCAGCCTCGTAACCGCCGCCACGTCACTGGCTCACTCCTTCCTCTTCCAAAAcgacctcctcctccttcctgcccaaaccctaacccttgaATCCCTCCTCTCCTCCGCCTCCACCTCCCTGTCCACCCTTCTCTGCTTCCCCAACCCACGACCGCAATCACCATTACGCCCACCGCCGCCGCCTTTAGAATGTTGGTTCAGCCGCTTCCTCTCCGCCACCGCCGCAGACGGAGACTTCGACTTCCGCTGGTCCCAAATCTTCCGCATGTCCGAACACTCCTTCTCCGTCCTCCTCTCCCTCCTCTCCCCATTTCTCAACTCCACAATCCCTTCAATCCCACCCAATTTCGTCCTCGCCGCCGCAATTTACCGCCTGGCCCACGGCGCGAGCTACAAGGCGGTCGGAAGGCGCTTCGGGCTCGACTCCATGGATGCCTGCCGCGCATTTTATGCCGTATGTAAGGCGGTGAACGATCAACTGGGGAACTTGTTCGAATTCCGGTCAGATATATCCCGGGTATTGGCGGCGTTCGGCTGGATTTCGCTGCCGAATTGCTGtgggattttagggttttcgaGATTTGAGGTTGGTGGTGAATTGCTGGGGGCAAATGGGTCATTGCTGGTTCAGGCAGTGGTGGATTCTGAGGGGAGGTTTCTCGATGTCTCCGCCGGGTGGCCATCCACCATGAAACCAGAATCGATTTTCCGGCAGAGTAAGCTTTATTTGGGTGTGGAGGAGTCCAGGGAATTGCTCAGTGGTCCTGCTTTTGAGCTTGGGAATGGGAATTCCATTCCTCAGTACATACTGGGGGACTCTTGCTTCCCTCTATTGCCATGGCTTCTAACACCTTATGTAAGGTCGGATGAGGCGGACAGTTTCGGTTCAATGGAGAAGGCGTTTAATGCGGTGCATTATCGGGCAATGGGGTTGGTTGGGACAGCTTTTGGGAGGGTTCGGGCCCGGTGGCAGCTTTTGGCTAGGCAGTGGAAGGAAGAGTGTGCGGAGTTTCTGCCGTTTGTGGTGGTTACAGGGTGTCTGCTGCACAACTTTCTGATCAAGTGTAGCGAGCCGATTTCAGATGACAATGTGAGGGGCTTAAAGGAGGAGGAGCTTCCTGTTTTTGATGGACAAGTGAACGAGAGTGGCGAGCGGATGAGGGATGTCCTCGCCATGCACTTGAGCCGGGTAAGCCTCAGAAGATGA
- the LOC137748712 gene encoding protein OS-9 homolog isoform X2, with protein sequence MKVLVFFVQVLYVLSCFVSADQIFPAHLGGAFRRSSREPKYRIEFHSEDAPFHPDDGQESLVMNNNGQNFICYLPEVEEAKSGKQVLQQNISSMIVETEKRIKMKTPDELLEVLEDQCFIRQEGWWSYEFCYHKRLRQIHVEDDKVVQEFVLGVYDAEATAGVNRNLSDISTLKDPRSKDAYQRYHAHQFTNGTTCDLTDLQRETEVRFVCSEGRAMINSITEVSTCKYAVTIQCPTLCKHPAFQSERPVWQTIDCNVLPKDYKETKAEEESNPVADADSEDAANE encoded by the exons ATGAAGGTGTTGGTGTTTTTTGTTCAAGTTTTGTACGTTCTGAGTTGCTTCGTCTCCGCCGATCAGATCTTCCCAGCTCACCTAG GTGGCGCATTTCGTCGCAGCTCTCGTGAGCCAAAATACAGGATTGAATTCCATTCTGAAGACGCACCTTTTCATCCT GATGATGGCCAGGAGTCTCTGGTTATGAATAACAATggacaaaattttatatgctACTTGCCTGAGGTGGAGGAGGCCAAGAGTGGGAAGCAAGTTCTTCAGCAGAATATTAGCAGCATGATTGTGGAAACTGAGAAACGAATTAAAATGAAGACACCGGATGAACTGCTTGAAGTACTCGAGGACCAATGCTTTATCAGA CAAGAGGGTTGGTGGTCATATGAATTTTGCTATCACAAGAGATTACGACAAATTCATGTGGAAGATGATAAG GTGGTTCAGGAATTTGTTTTGGGTGTATATGATGCAGAGGCCACTGCTGGTGTCAACCGGAACCTCTCTGACATATCTACACTCAAAGATCCACGCTCAAAAGATGCATACCAAAG GTACCATGCTCATCAATTTACAAACGGGACTACTTGTGATCTTACAGACCTGCAACGAGAGACTGAG GTGAGATTTGTGTGCTCAGAGGGCAGAGCTATGATTAATTCAATCACAGAGGTATCCACATGCAAGTATGCAGTTACAATCCAATGCCCCACACTTTGCAAGCACCC AGCATTCCAATCAGAGAGACCAGTATGGCAGACCATTGATTGTAACGTGCTTCCCAAGGATTACAAGGAAACCAAAGCAGAGGAAGAATCTAATCCGGTTGCAGACGCAGATAGTGAAGATGCCGCCAATGAG Tga
- the LOC137748712 gene encoding protein OS-9 homolog isoform X1, with protein sequence MKVLVFFVQVLYVLSCFVSADQIFPAHLGGAFRRSSREPKYRIEFHSEDAPFHPDDGQESLVMNNNGQNFICYLPEVEEAKSGKQVLQQNISSMIVETEKRIKMKTPDELLEVLEDQCFIRQEGWWSYEFCYHKRLRQIHVEDDKVVQEFVLGVYDAEATAGVNRNLSDISTLKDPRSKDAYQRYHAHQFTNGTTCDLTDLQRETEVRFVCSEGRAMINSITEVSTCKYAVTIQCPTLCKHPAFQSERPVWQTIDCNVLPKDYKETKAEEESNPVADADSEDAANEVSDE encoded by the exons ATGAAGGTGTTGGTGTTTTTTGTTCAAGTTTTGTACGTTCTGAGTTGCTTCGTCTCCGCCGATCAGATCTTCCCAGCTCACCTAG GTGGCGCATTTCGTCGCAGCTCTCGTGAGCCAAAATACAGGATTGAATTCCATTCTGAAGACGCACCTTTTCATCCT GATGATGGCCAGGAGTCTCTGGTTATGAATAACAATggacaaaattttatatgctACTTGCCTGAGGTGGAGGAGGCCAAGAGTGGGAAGCAAGTTCTTCAGCAGAATATTAGCAGCATGATTGTGGAAACTGAGAAACGAATTAAAATGAAGACACCGGATGAACTGCTTGAAGTACTCGAGGACCAATGCTTTATCAGA CAAGAGGGTTGGTGGTCATATGAATTTTGCTATCACAAGAGATTACGACAAATTCATGTGGAAGATGATAAG GTGGTTCAGGAATTTGTTTTGGGTGTATATGATGCAGAGGCCACTGCTGGTGTCAACCGGAACCTCTCTGACATATCTACACTCAAAGATCCACGCTCAAAAGATGCATACCAAAG GTACCATGCTCATCAATTTACAAACGGGACTACTTGTGATCTTACAGACCTGCAACGAGAGACTGAG GTGAGATTTGTGTGCTCAGAGGGCAGAGCTATGATTAATTCAATCACAGAGGTATCCACATGCAAGTATGCAGTTACAATCCAATGCCCCACACTTTGCAAGCACCC AGCATTCCAATCAGAGAGACCAGTATGGCAGACCATTGATTGTAACGTGCTTCCCAAGGATTACAAGGAAACCAAAGCAGAGGAAGAATCTAATCCGGTTGCAGACGCAGATAGTGAAGATGCCGCCAATGAGGTTTCGGATGAGTAA